A single Anatilimnocola floriformis DNA region contains:
- a CDS encoding DUF1501 domain-containing protein: protein MFHELQRENIARVTRRQFFGSAASGIGVAALASLLQKNSSGTETKAKGTPALPGLPHHVAKAKRVVVFWQGGGPSHVDLFDDKPMLRERAGQDIPDSVRGTTRLSTMSAGYGKWPCVPAIKPHKSYGNCGTKLSEMLPNIGALADDICVVRSLHTEAVNHAPGVTLFMTGAQVPGRPSMGAWLSYGLGSETDNLPTFVVLTSSDKGKTCGQLFFDYYWGNGFLPSRFQGVRFRNTGDLVPYLANPPGVSAAGRRALLDDLSALNAEHLADYGDPEIDTRISQYEMAYRMQTSVPDLVDFSNETEATIKRYGPDALNKGTYANNCLIARRLLERDVRFVQLMHSGWDQHGNLFTQLEQQCTDTDAPSAALVQDLKERGLLEDTLVVWGGEFGRTPFGQGDPANPKGRDHFGKAYSWWMAGGGVKPGIVHGATDDFGWNITEKPVHVHDMQATMLHLCGIDHTRLTFRYQGREYRLTDVHGNVVKDILV from the coding sequence ATGTTTCACGAATTGCAGCGAGAAAACATCGCCCGCGTCACACGACGGCAATTCTTCGGCTCCGCTGCCAGCGGCATCGGCGTGGCCGCGCTCGCTTCGCTGCTCCAGAAAAATAGCAGCGGTACAGAAACAAAAGCCAAAGGTACGCCGGCTCTACCAGGCTTACCGCATCACGTGGCTAAGGCCAAACGCGTCGTCGTCTTCTGGCAAGGTGGCGGGCCATCGCATGTCGACTTGTTCGACGACAAGCCAATGCTCCGCGAGCGCGCCGGCCAGGACATTCCCGATTCGGTTCGCGGCACCACTAGGCTTTCGACCATGTCGGCGGGCTACGGCAAATGGCCCTGTGTGCCTGCGATCAAACCGCACAAATCATATGGCAACTGCGGCACGAAACTCAGCGAGATGCTGCCGAACATTGGTGCGCTCGCCGACGACATTTGCGTTGTCCGCAGCCTCCACACCGAAGCCGTCAATCACGCGCCGGGCGTGACGCTCTTCATGACCGGCGCGCAAGTCCCCGGCCGGCCGAGCATGGGTGCCTGGCTGAGCTACGGCCTCGGGAGCGAGACCGACAACCTGCCGACGTTCGTCGTGCTCACGTCGAGCGATAAGGGAAAGACCTGCGGCCAGCTGTTCTTCGACTACTACTGGGGCAACGGTTTTCTGCCGAGTCGTTTTCAGGGCGTGCGGTTTCGCAACACCGGCGACCTCGTTCCGTATCTGGCCAATCCGCCGGGCGTGAGTGCGGCCGGTCGCCGCGCGCTGCTTGATGATCTCTCCGCCCTCAACGCCGAGCATCTGGCCGATTATGGCGATCCCGAAATCGATACGCGTATCTCGCAATACGAGATGGCGTATCGCATGCAAACCAGCGTGCCCGACCTCGTGGATTTTTCGAACGAAACCGAAGCGACCATCAAGCGCTACGGCCCCGATGCACTCAACAAGGGAACGTACGCCAACAACTGCCTGATCGCGCGACGGCTGCTCGAGCGCGACGTGCGGTTTGTGCAGTTGATGCACTCGGGCTGGGATCAACACGGCAACCTGTTTACGCAACTCGAGCAGCAATGCACCGACACCGACGCGCCGTCGGCCGCACTCGTGCAGGATCTGAAAGAGCGCGGCCTGCTCGAAGACACGCTCGTCGTCTGGGGCGGCGAATTCGGCCGCACGCCGTTCGGCCAGGGGGATCCGGCCAATCCCAAGGGGCGCGACCACTTCGGCAAAGCGTACAGCTGGTGGATGGCCGGCGGCGGCGTGAAACCTGGTATCGTTCACGGCGCGACCGACGACTTCGGCTGGAACATCACCGAGAAGCCCGTCCATGTGCACGATATGCAAGCCACGATGCTGCATCTCTGCGGCATCGATCACACCCGGCTGACGTTTCGCTATCAGGGTCGCGAGTATCGGCTGACCGATGTGCACGGCAACGTCGTGAAGGACATTTTGGTCTAA
- a CDS encoding LptF/LptG family permease → MNIISRSILLDLMKLFSFWLIIMSMIMMLITIGQEAVRMNLGVGPTLKLIPFALPAALSFAVPATILFATCFVYGRMSAENEVVAVKSLGISPLVLLAPVLALSFLLSLVGVWLFDVSYSWGHAGTQRVVIQSIEEIVYGMLRTQRSFANPRFSIIVKSVDGRRLIRPIINFQPNNDMPAFTLTAAEAELQSNLDENTLSLILIDCKMDTDEGLTFDWPGRTVQDIPLTFAAAKDVGESNPAHLPLRKMTAAIETQKLTIAELEQSVAAETGLALMTGDFDLLSQAAWQKRQNSVETARLRLYRLQSEPWRRWASGFCAMAFVLIGAPLAIMWRNSDYLTTFMVAFLPVIPYWIFLSQCLSLVKSGDAPPAIVWTANIVYMGAGVIMIRRMLRN, encoded by the coding sequence ATGAACATCATCAGCCGATCCATCTTGCTCGACCTGATGAAGCTCTTCAGCTTCTGGCTGATCATTATGTCGATGATCATGATGCTCATCACCATCGGCCAGGAAGCGGTGCGGATGAACCTGGGCGTGGGCCCCACGCTCAAGCTGATTCCGTTTGCCCTGCCGGCCGCGCTCTCGTTCGCGGTGCCGGCCACCATCTTGTTTGCCACCTGCTTTGTCTACGGCCGCATGTCGGCCGAGAACGAAGTCGTGGCGGTCAAATCGCTCGGCATTTCTCCGCTGGTGCTACTAGCTCCGGTGCTGGCACTATCCTTTCTGCTTAGCCTGGTGGGTGTCTGGCTCTTTGACGTGTCGTATTCCTGGGGCCATGCCGGCACGCAGCGAGTCGTCATTCAGTCGATCGAAGAAATCGTCTACGGCATGCTCCGTACGCAGCGTTCGTTTGCGAACCCGCGGTTCTCGATCATTGTCAAATCCGTCGATGGTCGCCGACTCATTCGGCCGATCATCAATTTTCAACCCAACAACGACATGCCGGCCTTCACGCTCACCGCGGCCGAAGCCGAGTTGCAATCGAACCTCGACGAAAACACTCTCAGCCTCATCCTGATCGATTGCAAGATGGATACCGACGAGGGGCTGACGTTCGATTGGCCGGGGCGGACGGTGCAAGATATCCCGCTCACGTTTGCCGCTGCCAAGGACGTGGGAGAAAGCAACCCCGCGCATCTACCGCTGCGCAAAATGACTGCCGCGATCGAAACGCAGAAACTCACAATTGCCGAGCTTGAACAATCGGTCGCAGCTGAAACCGGCTTGGCCTTGATGACCGGCGACTTCGATTTGCTGTCGCAAGCCGCCTGGCAGAAGCGTCAGAACAGTGTCGAAACGGCGCGGCTGCGGCTGTATCGCTTGCAAAGCGAACCCTGGCGTCGTTGGGCCAGCGGCTTTTGCGCGATGGCCTTCGTGCTCATCGGCGCGCCGCTCGCCATCATGTGGCGAAACTCCGATTACCTCACCACGTTCATGGTCGCGTTCTTGCCGGTAATTCCCTACTGGATCTTTCTCAGCCAGTGCCTGAGCCTGGTGAAATCGGGCGACGCACCGCCTGCCATCGTCTGGACAGCCAACATCGTCTATATGGGCGCCGGCGTCATCATGATCCGGCGCATGTTACGCAACTAA
- a CDS encoding glycerophosphodiester phosphodiesterase family protein, which translates to MVRSLPPTFFWALARVRRRWLQALLFVFAFAILRFTIFTPLAAGALRLCLSRWGRASIGNFEIASFLMNPSGIVALLAVGTLLLTTHYFELSGLIRILASDRLHWWSSLRSSSGLLPRLLEVGLRQLVVYLLLALPFVAAIGLTWWCLWSTSDINGLVILRPPRFWWGAGIAAALLILYFLFAAQWFLRWLLAVPILCVEPGRRSLESLQESHQRSRGRLIRFAFAVGVWGAVQFTLSLLVLGFLHWLFQITLDREVRSLQTASLVGGAVVLINAAVTGLLGAISSLMLAAVVLSLYHDVTPIDAGEADRVDADAGEQPDPWWLARSAVWTVAFGLLTVLSILSARSLVADVRLSEKVEITAHRAGGSRGPENTIAALKQAISDLADWCEIDVQLTADNAIVVMHDTDLARVGGGRKQVGQTTLAEIQKLDVGSSFAPRYKGEKIPTLPQFLAVARNRMKLNIELKPHNKSDDEQLTRRVIEAIQAANMTDQCRICSQSYAAIQHARKLEPMVPIGFIVATAIGDPTRLNVDFLMVKQNLATRDFVDKAHARGIQIHAWTVNNPADVAPLLDSGADNLITDDPVMIWEKIEELRKLDSVERVLLRVRHAVGQ; encoded by the coding sequence ATGGTCCGCAGCCTGCCGCCAACTTTTTTCTGGGCTCTCGCCCGAGTGCGCCGCCGTTGGCTGCAAGCGCTGTTGTTTGTGTTTGCGTTCGCGATCCTGCGTTTTACGATCTTCACGCCGCTCGCAGCCGGCGCGCTACGACTTTGTCTCTCACGATGGGGGCGAGCGTCGATCGGCAATTTCGAAATCGCTTCGTTTCTGATGAATCCTAGCGGCATCGTCGCCTTGCTCGCCGTGGGAACGCTGCTGCTAACGACGCACTACTTCGAGCTCTCCGGGCTGATTCGCATTCTGGCCAGCGACCGTCTTCATTGGTGGTCGTCGCTGCGCAGCTCGAGCGGCTTGTTGCCGCGACTTCTGGAGGTGGGATTGCGGCAACTGGTTGTCTATTTGTTGCTGGCGCTCCCCTTCGTCGCCGCGATTGGATTGACCTGGTGGTGCCTGTGGAGCACTAGCGATATCAACGGTCTGGTGATTCTGCGGCCGCCGCGGTTCTGGTGGGGAGCGGGCATCGCGGCTGCTCTCTTGATTCTCTATTTTCTGTTCGCCGCGCAGTGGTTTCTGCGCTGGTTGCTCGCTGTGCCGATCTTGTGCGTCGAGCCAGGCCGCAGAAGCTTGGAGTCGCTCCAGGAAAGCCATCAACGTTCGCGCGGCCGCCTGATTCGCTTTGCTTTCGCAGTCGGAGTGTGGGGGGCAGTCCAGTTCACACTGAGCCTGCTCGTGCTCGGTTTTCTTCACTGGCTGTTTCAAATCACGCTCGATCGCGAAGTCCGTTCCCTGCAAACCGCTTCGCTTGTCGGTGGCGCGGTGGTTCTCATCAACGCAGCGGTCACGGGACTGCTCGGCGCGATCAGCAGTTTGATGCTGGCTGCCGTGGTTCTATCGCTATATCACGATGTCACACCCATTGATGCCGGCGAAGCCGATCGCGTCGATGCCGATGCCGGCGAACAACCCGATCCTTGGTGGCTCGCGCGGAGCGCGGTTTGGACTGTTGCCTTCGGCCTGCTGACGGTGCTCTCTATACTTTCTGCGCGTTCACTTGTGGCCGATGTGCGATTGAGCGAAAAAGTCGAAATTACGGCCCATCGCGCCGGCGGCTCGCGCGGGCCGGAGAACACCATCGCCGCCCTCAAGCAAGCGATCAGCGACCTGGCCGATTGGTGCGAGATCGATGTGCAGTTGACTGCCGATAACGCGATCGTGGTGATGCACGACACCGACCTGGCCCGAGTCGGTGGCGGTCGCAAACAAGTGGGACAGACAACTCTCGCCGAAATTCAAAAGCTCGACGTCGGTAGTTCGTTCGCGCCGCGCTACAAGGGCGAAAAGATTCCCACGCTGCCGCAGTTTCTCGCCGTGGCGCGCAACAGGATGAAGCTCAATATCGAACTGAAACCCCACAACAAGAGCGACGACGAACAACTCACGCGGCGAGTCATCGAAGCGATCCAGGCCGCAAACATGACCGATCAATGCCGCATCTGTTCGCAATCCTATGCGGCGATTCAGCACGCTCGCAAACTGGAACCGATGGTCCCGATCGGCTTCATCGTGGCAACCGCCATCGGCGATCCCACTAGGCTCAACGTCGACTTTCTGATGGTCAAGCAAAACCTGGCCACGCGCGATTTCGTCGACAAAGCCCACGCTCGCGGCATTCAGATTCACGCCTGGACGGTGAACAATCCAGCCGACGTCGCGCCGCTCCTCGATTCCGGCGCCGACAATCTGATCACCGACGATCCGGTCATGATCTGGGAAAAAATCGAAGAGCTACGAAAACTCGATTCGGTAGAACGCGTGCTGCTGCGAGTGAGGCACGCGGTGGGACAATAG
- the smc gene encoding chromosome segregation protein SMC — MLKALEVFGFKSFADRTRFEFPQGITVVVGPNGSGKSNVVDAVKWVLGEQSAKSLRGKDMADVIFKGSGGATGRRPLNTAEATLIFDNSERRLPIDAPEVHITRRVFRGGEGEYLINRQPARLKDIKDMFRGTGVGADAYSIIEQGRVDKLLNASSKDRRAIFEEAAGISRFKAKKLEAQRRLERVDQNLLRLTDIVDEVENRLKTVRNQAVKARRYREHTQRLQELRTQVALTDWRRLTEKLRAIEQEIFDRRDQVQTASATAEKLEADILEAETAVLTRTEDLRAADQRLAANREQISLQEATIRDQRQRAAELAEEAEQHQRNLQAMQERHGDLLGKLQQTEAELAAADLSHAVVSEQVTTHETNAATLTAAHRELQEQTEAARRAYLAHVQSAASVQTELSGRQTAWQQAVAQLETLARQAEEYQSAAQLLEVELEQVRTREAQFQEELDAQHKQLETAQLELADNRRLHTSRTHDVAQLVGRHHATEDRIAVLEELERNFEGFGAGVREILDAASDATSPPWSLVKGIVADLLQTELQHATAIDAALAEASQHVVIEGSFADAAAIIRKTQHASSRVTLQFVSAEQKFASLPTQPWESDPAIVARLDRLVSCPAVAKQLSLRLLGRTWLVKSLADAQRLTGLAQPDCRFVTADGEIATASGEVIAGARHAAASLVSRKSQLRELRDDLEVIHEQITNAQRETDHFRNLVELQDEDVRKLVLARSQANEGLAEQRQKQGQLQERLDQNARAQTAGEKQQANLQQRQTELQADIAAFEEQLAEHRAAIDDYQHSGEAQQKELQRLEHDRQEAARQATAARVALARSEQRLESLRHRLTQFADDQAERDRAVAQVQQQLQSCVDRKQSAEHTVASVTDSVAELFAQKHFLDEAASELRAVQDAANQTRQQQAETLQSLRREIRKAEEQLHQAELSATTVGQERTTLADRMREDYSIDLAAAEQAAATAEEELARVEVESEIESLRRKINQIGAVNLDALDELDDLDSRFTTLSGQHKDLTDAKQALERIIVKINADSRRLFLDTLEAIRVNFQALYRKAFGGGKADIILEEGVDVLECGVEIIATPPGKPSFNNSLLSGGEKALTAVSLLLAIFQFRPSPFCILDEVDAPFDEANIGRFIDVLKDFLGWTRFVVVTHSKKTMTAGNTLYGVTMQESGVSKRVSVRFEDVSEDGEIRREAIERSAAQERAARAAIEAEAAGEELEIEEVQAEEDAA; from the coding sequence ATGCTCAAAGCGCTGGAAGTTTTCGGCTTTAAAAGTTTCGCCGATCGTACGCGCTTTGAGTTCCCCCAGGGCATCACGGTCGTCGTCGGGCCGAACGGCTCGGGCAAGAGCAACGTCGTTGACGCGGTAAAATGGGTCCTCGGCGAGCAATCGGCGAAGAGCCTGCGCGGCAAAGACATGGCCGACGTGATCTTCAAGGGCTCGGGCGGCGCGACGGGACGGCGGCCGCTGAACACCGCCGAAGCGACCCTCATCTTCGACAATTCCGAGCGCCGATTGCCAATCGATGCACCGGAAGTTCACATCACGCGGCGGGTCTTTCGCGGCGGCGAAGGTGAGTATCTTATCAACCGTCAACCCGCGCGGCTGAAAGACATTAAAGACATGTTCCGCGGCACCGGCGTTGGCGCCGATGCTTACAGCATTATCGAGCAAGGCCGCGTCGATAAACTCCTCAACGCCTCATCCAAAGACCGCCGCGCGATTTTCGAAGAAGCCGCCGGCATCAGCCGCTTCAAAGCAAAGAAGCTCGAAGCGCAGCGGCGTCTCGAACGAGTCGATCAAAATCTGCTGCGGCTGACCGACATTGTCGATGAAGTCGAAAACCGGCTGAAGACCGTTCGCAATCAAGCGGTGAAAGCGCGGCGCTATCGCGAGCACACGCAGCGGCTGCAAGAACTGCGAACGCAAGTCGCCCTGACCGACTGGCGACGACTGACCGAAAAGCTCCGCGCGATCGAACAAGAGATTTTCGACCGTCGCGACCAAGTCCAGACTGCCAGTGCGACGGCTGAAAAGCTGGAAGCGGACATTCTGGAAGCAGAAACGGCCGTGCTCACTCGCACGGAAGATCTGCGCGCCGCGGACCAACGTTTGGCCGCCAATCGCGAGCAAATCTCGCTGCAAGAAGCGACCATCCGCGATCAACGACAACGGGCCGCGGAACTTGCCGAGGAAGCCGAACAGCACCAGCGCAATTTGCAGGCGATGCAGGAACGCCATGGCGATTTGCTGGGCAAGCTGCAACAAACCGAAGCCGAACTTGCGGCCGCAGACCTCAGCCATGCGGTGGTCAGCGAGCAGGTGACCACGCACGAAACAAACGCGGCCACGCTAACGGCCGCTCATCGCGAATTGCAGGAACAAACCGAAGCCGCTCGGCGGGCTTACCTGGCACATGTGCAATCGGCTGCTTCGGTGCAAACCGAATTAAGCGGCCGGCAAACCGCCTGGCAACAAGCGGTTGCCCAGCTCGAAACGCTCGCCAGGCAAGCCGAAGAATATCAGTCGGCGGCGCAGTTGTTAGAAGTGGAACTTGAACAGGTTCGTACTCGCGAAGCACAATTTCAGGAAGAGCTCGACGCACAGCATAAACAGCTCGAAACAGCGCAGCTCGAACTCGCCGATAATCGCCGACTGCATACTTCGCGCACGCACGACGTGGCCCAACTCGTCGGCCGGCATCATGCGACGGAAGATCGCATTGCCGTGCTCGAGGAACTCGAACGCAACTTCGAAGGTTTCGGCGCCGGCGTGCGCGAGATTCTCGACGCAGCCAGCGACGCGACATCGCCGCCGTGGTCGCTCGTCAAAGGGATCGTCGCTGATCTACTGCAGACCGAACTGCAACATGCGACTGCGATTGATGCCGCCCTCGCAGAAGCTTCGCAGCATGTCGTCATTGAAGGCTCGTTCGCCGACGCCGCGGCCATCATCAGAAAAACGCAACACGCATCCAGCCGAGTTACGCTGCAATTCGTGAGCGCAGAACAAAAGTTCGCATCACTTCCCACGCAGCCATGGGAAAGCGACCCGGCTATCGTCGCTCGTCTTGATCGGCTCGTCTCTTGTCCAGCCGTTGCGAAACAATTGTCGCTGCGATTGCTGGGCCGCACCTGGCTGGTGAAATCGCTCGCCGATGCGCAGCGACTGACCGGGCTCGCGCAGCCCGATTGCCGGTTTGTCACCGCCGATGGCGAAATTGCGACAGCCAGCGGCGAAGTCATCGCCGGCGCTCGGCACGCCGCGGCGAGCCTGGTTTCTCGCAAGAGTCAGCTGCGCGAACTTCGCGACGATTTGGAAGTGATTCACGAACAAATCACCAACGCTCAGCGCGAGACCGATCACTTTCGCAACCTCGTTGAGTTGCAGGACGAAGACGTTCGCAAACTCGTGCTCGCCCGTTCGCAAGCCAACGAAGGCCTCGCCGAGCAACGGCAGAAACAAGGCCAGCTGCAGGAACGACTCGATCAAAACGCCCGCGCTCAAACGGCTGGTGAAAAACAACAGGCCAATTTGCAACAGCGGCAAACGGAGTTGCAAGCCGACATCGCCGCGTTTGAAGAGCAACTCGCCGAACATCGTGCGGCCATCGACGACTATCAGCACTCGGGCGAGGCACAACAAAAAGAGCTGCAACGCCTGGAACACGATCGCCAGGAAGCAGCCCGACAAGCCACGGCAGCGCGTGTCGCTCTTGCTCGCAGCGAACAACGGCTCGAGTCGCTCCGCCATCGGTTGACACAGTTCGCCGACGATCAGGCCGAGCGCGATCGGGCGGTCGCGCAAGTTCAGCAGCAACTACAGTCGTGCGTGGATCGTAAGCAGAGTGCTGAGCACACGGTCGCCAGCGTTACCGATTCCGTTGCGGAGCTCTTCGCACAAAAGCACTTTCTTGACGAAGCCGCGTCGGAACTTCGCGCTGTGCAAGACGCAGCCAATCAAACTCGTCAGCAGCAGGCCGAGACACTGCAGTCGCTCCGCCGTGAAATCCGCAAAGCCGAGGAACAACTGCACCAGGCAGAGCTCTCGGCAACCACCGTGGGTCAAGAGCGAACCACGCTCGCCGACCGGATGCGCGAGGATTACAGCATCGATCTCGCCGCCGCTGAGCAAGCGGCGGCTACAGCGGAAGAGGAACTAGCTCGCGTCGAAGTCGAATCCGAGATCGAGTCGCTTCGGCGGAAGATCAATCAGATCGGCGCGGTCAATCTCGATGCACTGGATGAACTCGATGATCTCGATTCGCGGTTCACTACGCTCAGCGGTCAGCACAAAGATCTGACCGACGCCAAGCAGGCTCTCGAGCGGATCATCGTAAAGATCAATGCCGACAGCCGGCGGTTGTTTCTCGATACGCTCGAAGCGATCCGCGTCAATTTCCAAGCCTTGTATCGCAAAGCTTTCGGCGGCGGCAAGGCCGACATCATTCTTGAGGAAGGTGTCGACGTGCTGGAGTGTGGTGTCGAGATCATCGCCACGCCCCCCGGCAAACCATCGTTCAACAACAGCCTTCTTTCTGGTGGCGAAAAGGCTCTCACCGCCGTTTCGCTCCTGCTCGCGATCTTCCAGTTCCGCCCCAGCCCGTTCTGCATTCTCGACGAAGTCGACGCGCCCTTCGATGAAGCAAACATCGGCCGCTTTATCGACGTGCTCAAGGATTTCCTTGGCTGGACGCGATTCGTCGTCGTCACGCACAGCAAAAAGACGATGACCGCCGGCAACACACTCTACGGTGTGACGATGCAAGAATCGGGCGTATCAAAACGAGTCTCGGTTCGCTTCGAAGACGTCAGCGAAGACGGCGAAATCCGCCGCGAAGCCATCGAACGATCTGCCGCCCAAGAGCGCGCCGCCCGTGCGGCGATCGAAGCGGAAGCAGCGGGTGAAGAGCTGGAGATTGAAGAGGTTCAGGCGGAAGAAGACGCGGCGTAA
- a CDS encoding HEAT repeat domain-containing protein: MTPHTAREISLTRRTFLAGLGSLGLGALGGCANPLFRGQTPDAIPVEEEKERTLIGDYTRPSGLNWVKVESIALVSGLENTGSDPPPGEQRQLLIAEMQTHGVHQPSKVLATGKYSMVLVTGYLRPAAQKDERFDLMVQVPKNSETSSLSGGILMPTRLRQRVVLGGMIRSGDVDATGKGDLVINAILDSSSDKTSQVRGRILSGGRVIEERKLGLMLRREDASVRISNLIGKAINTRFHTLEKGEKRGVAKPMRDNFLELAVSSRYQWNLGRYLRVVRNMTIQETPQARVERLQVLARKLQEPSAAPLAALQLEGIGRDGVESLKAGLSNKDAEVRFYAAEALAYMDTAEAAPVLETAARDSSAFRWHALTALASMNHTSAYSALSNLLHVVSAETRYGAFRALRQHNPADPITKGETLAGKFFYHTIPTNAEPLVHVARSRQPEIVLFGHEQTIKPPSFLYAGKYLLLTAQPDGQIKVSRFKPQEEDAAEYCSTSLDQVIRTVVRLGGSYSDVIAMLTNAQKQGLLNAKFVIDALPRPGRKYDRSGEGGDQQPADVVDAGGLPQSHMSAATPDSELFIDRLDQAREEDEEKETESYIDPEYLKKDRGILGKLNPWSEKKTSESPDK; this comes from the coding sequence ATGACGCCGCACACTGCCCGCGAAATATCGTTAACTCGCCGCACGTTTCTGGCCGGGCTCGGTTCGCTCGGACTGGGCGCGCTCGGCGGCTGCGCCAATCCACTCTTCCGCGGCCAGACGCCCGATGCGATTCCGGTCGAAGAGGAAAAGGAACGGACGCTGATCGGCGATTACACCAGACCCTCGGGTTTGAACTGGGTAAAAGTGGAATCGATCGCCCTGGTCAGTGGCCTGGAAAACACGGGCAGCGATCCACCGCCTGGCGAGCAGCGACAACTGTTGATCGCCGAAATGCAGACACACGGCGTGCATCAGCCGTCGAAAGTGCTGGCCACGGGCAAGTATTCGATGGTGCTGGTCACGGGCTACTTGCGGCCCGCTGCGCAGAAGGATGAACGCTTCGACCTGATGGTGCAGGTTCCGAAAAATAGCGAAACATCGAGTCTGTCTGGCGGCATTTTGATGCCGACTCGCTTGCGGCAGCGCGTGGTGTTGGGCGGCATGATTCGCAGCGGCGATGTCGATGCCACCGGCAAGGGCGATCTCGTTATCAACGCCATCCTCGATAGCAGTAGTGACAAAACGAGCCAGGTTCGCGGCCGAATTTTGAGCGGCGGCCGAGTAATCGAAGAACGCAAACTGGGCCTGATGTTGCGACGCGAAGACGCATCCGTCCGCATCAGCAACCTGATCGGCAAGGCGATCAACACTCGTTTTCACACGCTGGAAAAAGGCGAGAAGCGCGGTGTCGCCAAGCCGATGCGCGACAACTTTTTGGAATTGGCCGTGTCGTCGCGATATCAGTGGAATCTTGGCCGGTACTTGCGCGTCGTTCGCAACATGACGATTCAAGAAACGCCGCAGGCTCGCGTCGAGCGACTGCAGGTCCTGGCGCGCAAACTTCAAGAACCATCGGCTGCTCCGCTGGCTGCCCTGCAGCTCGAAGGCATCGGCCGCGACGGTGTGGAGTCACTCAAAGCGGGCCTGTCCAACAAAGATGCCGAGGTTCGTTTTTATGCGGCCGAAGCGCTGGCCTATATGGATACGGCCGAAGCGGCGCCGGTACTCGAAACAGCCGCCCGCGATTCGTCGGCATTTCGTTGGCACGCGTTGACCGCGCTGGCCTCAATGAACCACACCTCAGCCTATTCCGCGCTGAGTAATCTATTGCACGTGGTGAGCGCCGAAACTCGTTACGGTGCGTTCCGTGCTCTGCGGCAGCACAATCCAGCCGACCCGATCACCAAGGGTGAGACGCTGGCCGGAAAGTTCTTCTACCATACGATTCCTACCAACGCCGAACCTCTCGTTCACGTCGCTCGCAGTCGGCAGCCCGAGATTGTGCTGTTTGGCCACGAGCAAACGATCAAGCCGCCGTCGTTTCTTTACGCTGGCAAGTATCTGCTGCTGACTGCGCAGCCCGATGGCCAAATCAAAGTCTCGCGTTTCAAGCCGCAAGAAGAAGATGCCGCTGAGTATTGCTCGACGTCGCTCGATCAAGTCATTCGCACCGTCGTGCGTTTGGGTGGCAGCTACTCCGACGTCATCGCGATGCTGACCAACGCCCAAAAACAGGGCTTGCTCAACGCCAAGTTTGTGATCGATGCTCTGCCGCGGCCAGGCCGCAAGTACGATCGCAGCGGTGAAGGTGGCGACCAACAGCCAGCGGACGTGGTCGATGCCGGTGGTCTGCCGCAGTCGCACATGTCGGCAGCGACGCCGGACTCGGAACTCTTCATCGACCGCCTCGATCAGGCTCGCGAAGAAGACGAAGAGAAAGAGACGGAATCCTACATCGACCCTGAATATCTCAAGAAAGACAGGGGGATTTTAGGTAAACTGAACCCCTGGTCCGAAAAGAAGACGTCTGAGTCGCCTGACAAGTAA